The Coleofasciculus sp. FACHB-1120 DNA window TGCTAAAGTACCGGCACGACAGCGCTGCATCGATTGTTTGATTTGTTGCCGCCGCTCATCAAGGGTACTCGCTCTGGCTACTTCAGAGTTGATGGATTTGAACTTCAAGGTCTTCTCCCACACTAATCATGCTTTGTTCGGGGAACCCGATCCAGTTGCCAGTAAACAATGGTTCAGATGCGATCGCTACTGCTTCTGGAAGGATAGGATCGTCCCGCAGCCAATAAAGTGAGGGAACATTTGTGCCCTGGGCAAAGCGCGAGGCAACCATGCGATGTCCATCTGTGACAATTATGTTGGCAGAGATTGGTGTGTGATAAGCATCAGCTAACTCGGTTAAAGTCATCAACGTTTTGTACAGGGCTTTTTCCAAGCTCATCCCAGGGTTAGATGCCAATTCATTCAGGAATAAGCCAAACATATGTTCGGAGTCTGTCGTGCCGTCAATAGATTGGTAAATTTCATCGCTCAGTCGGCTCCGAATCGGTTTATACAGTGTCTTGCGAAAGTTTTTGATCGCACCATTGTGTGTGAACAAGAGACGCTCGGAACGAAACGGCTGGCAGTTACTCAAATCTACTGACTGACCAGTAGTAGCGCTGCGAACATTGGCAAGGACGCATCCCGACTCAATATAACGGCTGAGGTTGGAGACATTCGTATCACCCCAAATGGGCAGCAAATTTTTGTAGATAAAGGGGTCGGTCTCTTTTTGGGCGTGATACCAGCCAATTCCAAAACCATCGGCACTAACGACACCAGAGGTCATCTCGCGGGGTTCATAGCTTTGGACAATCAGCGAGTGTTCCGGTTTGGACAAAAGGCAGTCCAGTAGAATAGGCGAACCGAGGTAGCCAAGTATACGGCACATTTTCTAGGGTTTGCTCCTACATTAATGGTTGAGATTAAGCTCCAAACCTTAAAAAAGGCTGAGATTTGGGGTGAATTGGCGATAGGAAATTGCTGAGAAACCGATGAGTTTGACGTTCGTTAGATGAACGTCGTTCCAGATGAAAAGCTTATTTTTGTTGAACCATCAGTCGTCCAAGAGAATCCGCAGCCAAAAGTAGCAACTTATACTGCAAATGCAAGAGCGATCGCTTTCATATTTTTGACAATACTTCATATTGTAGACACGCCATCTTTGGCTATGGCAGCGTAGAGGAGAATACCAGTCCAAAGGGGGAGCAATAATTGTCAGAGAGTTTAGCCTTTAACCCCAATCTGATTTTGCCCGTTGGAACCCAGATAGTGACTCGTGTTGAGATTCAAGATGCTGCGGGTGAAATTGCGCGATCGCGCGGCACCGTCGGCGTTATTATCAAATCACCCATTGACAACTCCCACGCCTATCGCGTGCAGTTTGCAGACGGGGGAGAAGCGTCTCTACGGCGTTCAGAACTCACCATCCGCTCATATTGGCTAAAGGAAGGTCTGCAACTACCAGGAGCCGTTCTTGCCGATTTTGACCTTTATGAATGTGTCATTTACCGCTGTATTGTCGGTTCAAGAGCTTACGGTTTGGATAATGCCAACTCTGATATTGACCGACGCGGCATTTACTTACCACCCGCCGATATCCAGTGGTCGCTCTACGGGATTCCGGAGCAGTTAGAAAATAAAGAGAACGAGGAGTGTTACTGGGAACTCCAGAAATTTTTGACCTTGGCACTCAAAGCAAATCCGAATGTCTTAGAGTGCCTCTACACGCCAAGTGTAGAAACGGTGATGCCCCTGGCTGAAGAATTGTTAGGAATTCGGTCTATTTTTCTCTCTCAGTTAGTTTACCAGACATATAACGGCTATGTGATGTCACAGTTCAAAAAACTTGAACAAGACATCCGGACAAAGGGGGAATTCAAGTGGAAGCACGCCATGCATCTAATCCGTCTGTTGTTGTCAGGCATCACTGTCCTGCAAGAGGGTTTTGTCCCAGTTCGCGTTGAAGAACACCGGCAACAACTGCTGGCTATCCGCAACGGGGAGATGCCTTGGGAGGAAGTTAACACTTGGCGGCTCAGCTTGCATCGCCAGTTTGATGACGCCTTTGCCACAACATCGCTGCCAGAGCGTCCGGATTATGAAAAGGCGAATGCTTTTTTGATTAAAGCGCGTCGAAGTATGGTTTAGAAATCGAATTTCAAAGATGTAAAAGACATCAAAAAAAATAAGAGGGAATTCAGATGATGCCAAATGCAATGATGGTGATTTTTCCCTATCGTCATGAAGACTATTGGGTATTTGACTATGAGCCAGCCGGACTTATCCGCGAACCTTTTGTCAGCGGGATGCCTGCAATCATTGACAGTCTGGTTCAAGATATTCCCAATGCTGCTCAAGGTTTTAAACTCTTGTTTTCTCCAATCGCTTTTTCAGAGTATCAGGCAGAACTGGTTTGGGTGAGAGAACAGTATGGTGGTAACTGGTATCGCTGGCAAGCCAAAAATTTAGAAGGCTGGCTAAGTCCAGCATTGTTTAAATATTTCCCTGTAACGCCACAGAAAATCTATTGCAAGGCTGAACCAATGTCTAACGCAATGATGGTGATTTTTCCCTATCGCTACGAACACACTTGGGTGTTTGATGATGAGCGAGTCGGACTTGTCCGAGAGCCTTTTGTCAGCGGGATTCCTGAGATGATCGAGCTTCTGGTTAAAGAGATTCCCAATGCTGAGAAAGGTTTTAAGCTTTTGTTTTCAGGAAACCCATTTCCCGGATATCAGGCAGAACTAACTTTAGTAAGAGAAGAGTACGGTGGAAATTGGTATCGCTGGGAGTTAAATAATAAGGAAGGATGGTTATGCCCCGCCTTGTTTAAATACTTCAATGAAGCACCGAGAAAACTCTACTGCAAAGCGGAAAAGCTTCACGAGCAAGCGAATGGGTAATCAAAAAGAGGTTCCTGGGAGATAGCAACGAATCATGAACCTTTAGTAGGTTGGATTGGAAGGCAGTGAAGCTCAACTAATGTTTAAATGACATATTGCATATCTTTTCTGAATGCGATCGCTCTTTCTTCTGTCAAGCTTGGAACCTTAACTCACCTAAAAAACACCCTTAAACCACGATTTGAGTAGTTTAAGGGTGTATTTACCCGGATTTTGTAGCAGTTGATTCATACTATAAACTTACTTCTTAACTATCGGCAATACCCATTAATAAATTATGGTAATAGCACAGCGACTACTCCCAGTCATTTCTGAGCAACCCTATCCGCTTTTGTTCGCAACAATCAGCGGCGCACATCTGTATGGCTTTCCATCTCCCGATTCTGATTATGACTTGCGCGGGTCGCACATTCTGCCAGTGTCGGAGGTAGTTGGATTAGATATTGGGCGGGAAACGATAGAAATTTCAGAAGTACGGGACAAGCTGGAAATTGACCTTGTGACTCACGATGTCAAAAAGTTCTTTTCGCTACTTCTTAAAAAGAACGGTTATGTATTAGAGCAGCTATATTCACCGCTAATTCTCTACACGACGCCAGAACATGAGGAATTAAAAGAGATTGCCAAAGGCTGCATCACCCGTCACCACTCTCACCATTATCTTGGCTTTGCCAATACGCAATGGCGGCTTTTTGAAAAAGAAAATCCGCATCGTGTGAAGCCGTTACTGTATGTTTATCGAGTGCTATTAACTGGCATTCATTTAATGCGAACGGGTGTTATAGAAGCTAATTTGATTCGTTTAAATGATGTTTTTAAATTGCCTTATATTCCTGACTTGATTGAGCGAAAGTTAGCCGGAGCAGAAAAATCTGTTTTAGAAGATGCTGATATAGCATTTTATCGCGGAGAATTTAATCGGTTGCTCGGCGAATTAGAGGAAGCAAGCGAAAGCAGTCATTTACCTGAATCTCCCTCTAGTAAAGATGCGCTGAATGATTTACTTGTACGGTTGCGCCTAGCGTATTTTGCTAATAATTAGGGGAATTGATGGCATCTTCTTGGATAATTATTGTTGGCATCTTTATTCTCTGGGTAATCCTTGTCTTCCCAGGAAATCTTTGGATAATTGTCATCTTTATTATCGGTGTAATTCTTGCCTTTCCACTAGCAATTTTGATTAGTGCTGGGTTGGGCTGGCTGATTCAATTGATTGGTATTCGATGTCCAAGTTGTAGGAAGCGGAAGCTAAAGTGTTACTCGTTGATTAGACCTACTCATCAACCTTCTCGCAGCTTTTACCGCTGCGAAAACTGCGGGGCGCGATACAAATCTGTGAATAATAGACCTTGGGGAGATGCATCAAGTCCAGAGTATGACAAATATTACGAGTCTGGTAGTTTATACAAGAAGAGAGGGAGATAATTAATTAAAATATGCTGTTGAGAATGACATCTATTGTCAACAAATAATGAAGTATAGTTTTATATTTTTTCTGAGTGGTATTTACCTAATTATGCTTGGCTTGAGATTGGGTAATGCTAAATGGCTAATTTTATGGGCTGGTATTAGTTTTATTGCAGTAGGAGCAGCATACGGATGGTTGGGAGCTAAAGTATTTGGAAAACGGTCAGATGGAACGATGGCATGGCTGAATATATGCTTATTGATGCCCTACTTATTATTAACCTGGATAAGCTGGCATCTTCAAAGACTGATTGGGAAAGAGGAATGTTGTAACGAGATAGTACCTGGCATCTGGCTGGGTCGTAGAGTATTTCTTAATGAATTGCCCGATAATATCAGCTTAATAGTTGATTTAACAGCCGAATTCCCAGAACCCAAAAATGTTATTTCAGGAAGAGCCTATATCTGCGTTCCTACATTAGATACGTCTGTGGCAGATTATCAAATATTCCAAAAATTGATTGATAAAATCTGTGCATGGCAAGGAAATATTTATATTCACTGTGCCCTTGGGCATGGACGTTCGGCAACAGTTGTTGCTGCTACCCTTGTTGCCAAGGGACTTGTGAATAATGCAAATCAAGCAGAAGCCTTGCTCAAAAATCAACGCCCTGGAATTGAGTTTAGTAAAGCTCAGCGGGACTTGCTGAAAAGGATAACTATTTAAAACTAAATGCGGCAACTGCCAAGCAACCCCATCCCACAATAAAGGCTACGCCTCCCAGTGGAGTAATTGCCCCTAGCCACTTTACACCCGTCAAACTCAAGGCATAAAGACTGCCTGAGAAAAGGACGACGCCAATGATGAAGGCATACCCTGCTGCTACAAGGGTTGACTGTGCTGCCTCGGCGCGACTTAATAATAATGCCACCAGTAGCAAAGCTAATGCGTGATACATCTGATAACGGGCACCCGTCTCAAAGATTTCTGCCGCCCGTTCGCTGAGCTTTTCTTTCAAAGCGTGAGAGGCAAAAGCACCGGCGGCGACGGACAATCCGCCTAAGATAGAGGCAATGCATAAAAAAATCTGTGTCATCATAATTTTAACTACTCTTATCTCAGCAGGAAGTAATACGAAACTCCTCCTTCCTCACTTACTTTAAAGTTAGCATCGTACTCTTTAGCTCTATCATCTAAATACTCTTTTGCCTCCGCTGCTGTTAGCTTCGCCTCCATTGCAAATTGTAAGGTAGTGATATTCCCACTCCCTTCTTTTAGTAGCTGGTAAAAGGTAGACTGGAGGCGATCGCGTGTTTCTTTCGAGTGTTGTTTCCGCAATCCCCACACCAGCCACCCTCCAAGGGCTACCGCTGGGAGTCCTAAAACTAGACCCCCGATGGCAGCGTCTCCATCTTCCTGTTTATCCTCCGGGCTAGCATTCGGATTCGGCATGGCAAAAACAATGAGCGGAATCATTAGCAAAATACCGCCGAATGTTAGTAGCAAGCCCGCAGACAGTTTTTTGATGAGCTTCATGGTGCCCAGCTGATGTTGTCAATACAGCCGCGATCTTAACCTTACTTTCGCGTGGCTTCCAGTATGCGAGAAAAGTAAAAGCGAGTCTTCGTCATTCCTTGCCGCTGAATCGAAAAACCGTTACTTTCTAGAATTTTGACGATATCAGCCTCTCGGTGCAAATAAGCACGAGTGGCTTTGCTGGCACCGGGGAAAAAACTGCCAATTTTTTTGAGCAAACTGAGGGCTAAAGTTTTCGGCGCAAAGCTGAGAATTATCCGAGATTCTGCCATAGAAGTGAGATGGGAAATCATCTCGGCGGCTTTGTCTTGGGGATAGTGAATTAGCACGTCTAAGCAAATAACCGTGTGATATTTACCACTTAATGCTTCTAAATCTTGTACGGTGAAAGTCGGATTGCTAATGTTGCCTAGAACTGCCTCTGCTCTTTCCTTGGCTTCTCCCACCATTTTTTCGGAGATATCGCTGGCATAGACTTTGGCACCCGCTTCGGCGAGGGGGATGCTGAGGCTACCGACGCCACAACCCGCATCACAAATGGATAGATTGGCTAGATTGTCATCGGCTTTCAGCCAGCTTAGTACGGTATCGACTGTCTGCTGATGTCCTTCGCGGATGTCCAATTGGACTTTATTAACTTCACCATCGCCGTAAATGCGTCTCCAGCGATCGAATCCGGTGGAGTTGAAATAGTCTTTGACAATTGTTTTATCGTCTGCTGCGTTCATGAAATTGGATTTTATCGAAGTGTTCCCAACGGTTAAACTTACCATTTATACGAACCGCAGAGGACGCAGAGGAGGAGAGGAAGAGGAGAGGAAGAGGAGAGGCATTGCTTATTTTAGGCATTGGGCAATAAGCGCTGCCAGGTTAGTTCGTTAGTTGATTCGTCTAGATGCCAGCGCAGCAGTTGATGAGCGGGTTGGCTGAGGTAGGGGCTAGTTTTGTTGTTTTTCTGGCGATCGCGTTTTGACGGTTCTTTGAGTAAGCCTATGGCGCGACGGGGGGATTCTGTGGCAAGGGCGATCGCAGTCTCGACTTCACAAATCCCCCAGCGCACTAAATTTTGTACTCCGACTAGCAGCGGCAATGTTGTCCCGGAGAGGGTTCCATCTCGCAGGCGTGCGGTGCCGTTTTTCACTTCTATCTGCCGCGTATCCCACGGATAAATGCCATCGGGGAGTCCCAAGGGTGCTAAGGCATCGCTAACCAAGAAAATTCCTTGCTCAGATAGCTCCCCCTGCTGCCCCTGGTTTAGGGAGGTAGAACTGGCGCGTAGCAGCAGCTGAATCATTGTCTGAGAGACGTGCTGACCATCGGCAATTAAACCACACTGTACTGCTGGATGAACCAGGGCGGCTCCTAATAAGCCGGGTTCGCGGTGATGTAATCCGGGCATGGCATTGAAGGCATGAGTCACCATCGACGCCCCCAGTTTGAAAGCTTGCTGCGCTTGGGCTTCAGTGGCTTGGGAGTGTCCCAGACTGACGGTGATCCCAAGACTTCGCAAATACGCGATCGCTTCCCCAGTCCTATCTAACTCTGGTGCCAAAGTAATCGCTTTCACGATACCCGCATAATCCCCTAAAACCCGTTTCACGTTGTCAATCGTCAACGGCAATAGGTACTCGGCGGGGTGTGCGCCTCGCTTCTGGGGATTGAGAAATGGCCCTTCCAAATGCACTCCCAAAATCTGGGCAGTAGCTCGATCCTGGTTCGGGGAAGCGACAAAATTGGAGAAAATAGAGAGCGATCGCTGAATGTTTTCAACCGATGTTGTAACGATGGTTGGTAAAAATCCATCAACGCCCTGATTCCAGAGAAATTTACAAATTTCCGGTAGCTTATCGCAATTTTCCAGATTCAATTCTGGAAATGCCAACCCCAACGCCCCATTAATCTGCAAATCGACACCACCCAGAGACACCCAATCTCCCTCTACATCCAGCACTTGCAAATCCTCAGGTGGAACCATTTTGAAGACAGTCTCCATTGACAGAATTTGCTCAATCCTGCCCTGATGAATCCAAATCTGCTGTAAGCTTTCGTAGCCTCGGAATCGAGCATTGCGAATCACGATTGGGGCAGTCATGGATAGCGTTGTTGCGTCTGTCATCACTTTTGCGACAAGATACCTAAATTCGGGCAGACACCAGTTTATCTAACAACCAACTGTAAAGACACGGCAGTGCCGTCTTCCTACCAACCAACTGATAACTCACGAAAAAATGACTCAACCGTTAATTGGCATCATCATGGGTAGCGATTCCGATTTGCCCACAATGCAAGGCGCGATCGCAATTTGTGAAGAATTTGGCGTCGGCTGCGAAGTCGCCATCGTCTCTGCCCACCGTACCCCGGAACGGATGGTGGAATACGCCCAACAAGCCCACCAGCGCGGCATCAAAGTGATTATCGCCGGTGCCGGTGGTGCTGCCCATCTCCCCGGTATGGTAGCGTCTCTAACACCCTTGCCAGTAATCGGGGTGCCAGTCGCCAGCCGTCACTTGCAGGGCGTTGATTCTCTCTATTCCATCGTGCAAATGCCAGCAGGGATTCCCGTCGCGACTGTCGCGATTGGCAATGCGAAAAATGCCGGTTTGTTGGCTGTGCAAATCTTGGCATCCCACCAGCCAGAATTACTCGAACGAGTGCAGCAATATCGCCGCAGTTTAAATGATTCCGTGATGGAGAAACAGCAGCTTCTGGATGAAATCGGCTATAAGCAGTATTTGGAGAAGATGCCCTAATTTTAAGGGCGAGTCGGTTGTTTTTTAGGCTTGGGTGGGTAGGAGAAACGGCTGAAATCTCAAGAATAATTTTTTGATGCCAACCACTTTCTTTATCGATAGCGAGGTACGTTTAGCGGAACTGAAGGGACGACAGGGGAAGATTTTTTGAGATTTAGCCCAACTCTATCCATTGAGCGTTTCGCGCTTAAAGCAAAGTTTAATCTTGTCCGATAAAAGCTTGCAAGCTTGATTTTTACTATTTTTGTAACAGTTTTTATTTACTAGTAAAATATAAAATAAAAAAATTGCATTTTATTTATATATAAACTTTTTAAGAAAGCATTTTTTGGAACAAAGTAATTGCTTGATTAAAGTTTCTATAAAATTGGGATTTCCGGAAAAATTCAAGCTTCTGAAGTGGAGATGAATTCATTGAATAAATTTTAGCCCTTTTTGAGTCATCCCCCTATAGATGGATATAACCTGAGTTGGCTACAAATTCGCTCAAACTCCCGTGATTTCTAGTTCCAACAGAGTTTTGCGGGTTGAGATCCCAGACCCAGAATCTAAAAATGTAATCCTCGATACAGAATTTCCCCCCTCGGAAAATACAAAATCTTAAGATTTCCCAGACCAATTAGCCATTCCCTCTAGATGTTGATAAAGGAAAAAATCCCTAATGAGTTGCCAGTAAGGTTTTGTCATATACTCACTTCAAATGACTGGATTTACTGATTTTTGACTAAACCGATGGATGTGTCGGACTGATTGAGGAAAGCGCAGTGATGATGTCTAAATTAATGCTCAAAAAGAAGAAGTCGAAAGCCAAAAAGAAGCGATTGTCTTCTAATTGGCAAGTCCAATCTCCCCGGACTGCCATGATGTTTAAGCAGTTGCAAACTGTCATTAAGCGGCTGACGCCAAGTTGGCAAGCTTGCATTCCCATCGCCACTTTGATTGTGATGGTGTGGGGTTATGCAGCAGTCGCCCAGGATGCTCCGGCGGCTGAGGGACCGACGACAGCCGAGCTAAAAGTAGCGCTAGACACCCTATGGGTAGCGATCGCTGCCTTCCTGGTGTTCTTCATGAACGCTGGTTTTTGTATGTTAGAAACTGGCTTCTGTCGCCAGAAAAACGCGGTCAACGTTCTTGCCAAAAACTTGATTGTGTTTGCTCTAGCGACCGTCGCTTTTTGGGCGATTGGTTTTGGCTTGATGTTCGGGGACGGCAATCCCTTCATTGGTCTAAATGGGTGGTTTTTGAGCGGAGCCGATAACAGCCCCGCCACCAACGATGCCTATCAAGGTGTTTTCAGCTCTCTGAAATGGGCTGGCGTTCCCCTCGCTGCTAAGTTTTTGTTCCAGCTAGTATTTGCCGGAACAGCCGCCACGATTGTTTCTGGAGCGGTTGCAGAACGGATTAAGTTTGTAGACTTCTTAATCTTCAGTCTCTTATTGGTAGGGATTGCCTACCCGCTCACCGGACACTGGGTCTGGGGCGGTGGCTGGCTGCAAACCAGAGGCTTCTGGGATTTCGCGGGTTGCACGGTCGTTCACTCAGTGGGTGGCTGGGCAGCTTTGATGGGAGCCGCATTCTTAGGGCCACGGCTTGGTAAATATCAAGACGGGCAAAGCGTTGCTTTCCCTGGTCATAACCTGAGCATTGCCACCTTGGGCACTTTGATTCTCTGGTTGGGCTGGTTTGGTTTCAATCCAGGCTCCACAATGGCTGCCGATGCAAACGCCATTACTCACATTGCCCTGACAACCAACATGGGGGCTGCTGCGGGTGCAATCTCCGCTACCGCCACGGCTTGGCTGTATTTGGGTAAACCGGATCTGTCGATGATTATCAACGGCGTCCTGGCTGGCTTGGTTGCGGTGACAGCTTCCTGTGCTTTCATCAGCCTTGGCAGTGCTTTGATTATTGGTCTGGTTGGGGGAGTATTAGTCGTTTTCGCAGTTACTTTCTTTGACAAAATCAAAATTGATGACCCGGTGGGTGCGACCTCAGTTCACCTAGTTTGCGGCATCTGGGGGACTTTGGCAGTGGGTTTATTTGCTGCTGGCCCTGGTGTCTATTCCTGGTACGGTGAGGGTCTTGGCCCAACCAAGGGGTTATTGCTCGGTGGTGGTCTCGGACAGTTCATCACTCAACTGATTGGTGTTGTCACAGTGGGAGGCATAACCGTTCTACTCAGTACAATCTTCTGGCTGGCGCTGAAAGCGACCCTCGGTATCCGAGTCACTCCAGAAGAGGAGTTTGAAGGTTTGGATATCGGCGAACACGGTATGGAAGCCTACAGTGGATTCCTTAAGGAAGGAAGCTCTAGTGGATTTTCTGATACTGGTAAGCACGGTGGAATGCCGAATTCACCGGGTGAATACGTCAAGTAACGACAGATAAGCCAAAAGAAAACATTTTCCTCTTTTGAGTTTTGTCTTTTCCCAATAGAGTCCGCCAAAATTCCCAACGATATAGAAGCTCTGGGAATTAGGCGGATTTCTTTTTTTCATCTATCTGTGGGTGGAAAGTTGATGAGCAACCCCGTTCGTTTAGATAATTCCACTACAGAATTGCCCTGATTGAAATTGATGCAATCAGATTCATTTGCTTAAGAATCGCGATCGCTCGATTTGTGGATGCTAGCAATTTAAGATTAAATTCAACCTTTGCTGAATCTGATTTAGTGTGTCCACTCGCTCGAAAACCTTTCTTCCGGCTTGGGCGCTCTTGTCCCTAGCTACCAACGGGTTGCTGATGCTAACAGTAATTTTGTTGCTGAATCGGGATCGGTGGCTGTCAGCTAGGTTACAAGCTAGCGAAGCTACACCTGTAGAGCCGATCCCAGAAGACATCTCTACTAGCCTGCTGACGAAAACACTGCCTGTCACACCTGCGTTAGGGCCGCGCCACCAGCTGAATTACGCTCAGTGGGTGACGCTGCTCAGGCAAGAAGCGGAGGTAGCCGCAACCAAAAATCCCAAACATTTAACCGTACTGGCTGGGGATTCGCTCAGTCTGTGGTTTCCTTCGGAGCTATTGCCCACAGAGCGCACTTGGCTCAATCAAGGAATTTCTGGAGATACTTCGGGGGGTTTGCTCAACCGATTGGATGTGTTGGACGAAACTCAACCGGAAATGATCTTGGTGATGATTGGCATTAACGACCTGATCCGAGGAGTGGGGGATCGGAGAATCTTGGCGAACCAACGACAGATTATTCGCTACCTGCGACGGGTTCATCCCCAAGCACAGATTGTTGTGCAGTCGATTTTGCCCCACGGCGGTAAAAAGTCAACCTGGGTGGGACGCGATCGCCTGATTCGGATTCCCAACAGTCGCATCCGCGAACTAAACCGACAACTGGGCGCGATCGCTCGTTCGGAATCTGCCAGCTATCTCGATCTCTATCCCCTATTCGTCGATGGCAATGGTAATATACATCCCGAACTGACGACGGATGGCTTGCATCTAAGCCCTCAAGGCTATGTTATTTGGCGCTATGCCCTTCAATTCTTCATGCAGGTGGAAACAGAAACCAGCAAAGCTAATTAGAAAATCCTGGCTTTGACTTTGTTGGGTAACGCCAGCTGAGCGTCCAGGCATTTTATGATCGACGAGGAACCACCAGAATGAGAGAGGAAACGGCTGCATGGATACAAAAGCCTTCAAACGGTCATTAAACAGTTCTGAGAACTACCATCGCAAGGGCTTTGGTCATCAAGAGGAAGTCGCTGGTGTCCTCAAATCCGAGTATCAGAGCCATCTCATTCAGGAAATTCGGGAAAACAACTACACCTTGAAACGCGGTGATGTCACTATCCGGTTAGCCGAATCGTTTGGTTTTTGCTGGGGTGTGGAACGCGCCGTCGCAATGGCTTATGAAACCCGCCAGCACTTCCCGACCGAACAGATTTGGATTACCAATGAAATTATTCACAACCCTTCTGTGAATCAGCGCTTGCGCGACATGAAAGTAGGGTTTATCTCAATCGAGAAAGGCGAAAAAGACTTCTCTGTTGTCGATACGGGGGACGTGGTGATTTTACCGGCATTTGGTGCTAGCGTTCAGGAAATGCAACTGCTCAACGACAAGGGTTGCAAGATTGTGGATACAACCTGTCCTTGGGTTTCTAAAGTTTGGAATACGGTCGAAAAGCACAAGAAAAAAGCTTACACCTCGATCATTCACGGCAAATACAATCACGAAGAAACCGTCGCCACCAGTTCTTTTGCTGATAAGTATTTGATCGTGCTGAATCTGGCACAAGCGGAGTATGTCTCCGACTACATTCTCAATGGTGGGAATCGCGACGAATTTATGACAAAATTCAGCCGCGCTTGCTCAGATGGATTCGATCCCGACACTGATTTAGAGCGGATTGGCATTGCTAATCAAACCACGATGCTCAAGAGCGAAACCGAGCTAATCGGCAAGCTATTTGAGCGCACCATGATGAGAAAGTATGGGCCAAGCGAGTTAAACGAGCATTTCCAAAGCTTCAACACCATCTGTGACGCCACTCAAGAGCGGCAAGATGCCATGTTTCAGCTAGTCGATGAAAAGCTAGATGTCATGGTGGTGATTGGGGGGTTCAATTCGTCCAATACGACGCACTTACAAGAAATTGCCATTGAGCGGAAAATTCCTTCCTATCACATCGATAGTGCCGAGCGAATTGGCCCTGGCAATCGTGTGGAGCATAAGCCGCTGGGTGGCGATTTGAAAGTTCAGGAAAATTGGCTACCCGCTGGTCCCATTGTGGTAGGGGTTACTTCTGGAGCCTCAACTCCCGATAAGGTGGTGGAGGATACGATCGAGAGGATTTTTGAGCTGAAAGTGGCTGCGATGGTTTAACAAAATTAGGGAATAGATTAGTTGCGAGTTTTGAGTTTTGATTTCAAGAGAAACTCAAAACTTTCAGCTTTTTTGGGCACCATCTGCAACTGGGGAAGCATCGTTGAACTGGTCTTGGTTGTAGTAGTAAAGCGTGCGGATGGGGTAAGGGATGTTAATGTCAGCGCGATCGCAAGCTTGTTTGATCGCGATCATCACCTTGGTTCTAGTACGGCGCACATCTACTTTGTGCGGCGATGTCCAATAGCGGACGACCAAGTTCATCGAGCTATCACCAAAGCCTAATCCATCCACTTCCGGTGCTGGCTTCGATAAGACGCCTTCGACTTTTAACACGGCTTCGAGCAGAGTTTCGACGGCGTAGGGTAAAGGGGTATTGTAATCAACGCCAATTTCTAAATCTGTCCGGCGGTGGGGCATCGCCGTCAGCACTTGCACCGGACTCGTGAAGACAATCGCATTTGGCACAACGATGCGCTCTCCCTGAT harbors:
- a CDS encoding nucleotidyltransferase domain-containing protein produces the protein MVIAQRLLPVISEQPYPLLFATISGAHLYGFPSPDSDYDLRGSHILPVSEVVGLDIGRETIEISEVRDKLEIDLVTHDVKKFFSLLLKKNGYVLEQLYSPLILYTTPEHEELKEIAKGCITRHHSHHYLGFANTQWRLFEKENPHRVKPLLYVYRVLLTGIHLMRTGVIEANLIRLNDVFKLPYIPDLIERKLAGAEKSVLEDADIAFYRGEFNRLLGELEEASESSHLPESPSSKDALNDLLVRLRLAYFANN
- a CDS encoding DUF423 domain-containing protein, translating into MTQIFLCIASILGGLSVAAGAFASHALKEKLSERAAEIFETGARYQMYHALALLLVALLLSRAEAAQSTLVAAGYAFIIGVVLFSGSLYALSLTGVKWLGAITPLGGVAFIVGWGCLAVAAFSFK
- a CDS encoding DUF6717 family protein, which gives rise to MMPNAMMVIFPYRHEDYWVFDYEPAGLIREPFVSGMPAIIDSLVQDIPNAAQGFKLLFSPIAFSEYQAELVWVREQYGGNWYRWQAKNLEGWLSPALFKYFPVTPQKIYCKAEPMSNAMMVIFPYRYEHTWVFDDERVGLVREPFVSGIPEMIELLVKEIPNAEKGFKLLFSGNPFPGYQAELTLVREEYGGNWYRWELNNKEGWLCPALFKYFNEAPRKLYCKAEKLHEQANG
- the bchM gene encoding magnesium protoporphyrin IX methyltransferase → MNAADDKTIVKDYFNSTGFDRWRRIYGDGEVNKVQLDIREGHQQTVDTVLSWLKADDNLANLSICDAGCGVGSLSIPLAEAGAKVYASDISEKMVGEAKERAEAVLGNISNPTFTVQDLEALSGKYHTVICLDVLIHYPQDKAAEMISHLTSMAESRIILSFAPKTLALSLLKKIGSFFPGASKATRAYLHREADIVKILESNGFSIQRQGMTKTRFYFSRILEATRK
- a CDS encoding nucleotidyltransferase domain-containing protein — protein: MSESLAFNPNLILPVGTQIVTRVEIQDAAGEIARSRGTVGVIIKSPIDNSHAYRVQFADGGEASLRRSELTIRSYWLKEGLQLPGAVLADFDLYECVIYRCIVGSRAYGLDNANSDIDRRGIYLPPADIQWSLYGIPEQLENKENEECYWELQKFLTLALKANPNVLECLYTPSVETVMPLAEELLGIRSIFLSQLVYQTYNGYVMSQFKKLEQDIRTKGEFKWKHAMHLIRLLLSGITVLQEGFVPVRVEEHRQQLLAIRNGEMPWEEVNTWRLSLHRQFDDAFATTSLPERPDYEKANAFLIKARRSMV
- the egtC gene encoding ergothioneine biosynthesis protein EgtC, translated to MCRILGYLGSPILLDCLLSKPEHSLIVQSYEPREMTSGVVSADGFGIGWYHAQKETDPFIYKNLLPIWGDTNVSNLSRYIESGCVLANVRSATTGQSVDLSNCQPFRSERLLFTHNGAIKNFRKTLYKPIRSRLSDEIYQSIDGTTDSEHMFGLFLNELASNPGMSLEKALYKTLMTLTELADAYHTPISANIIVTDGHRMVASRFAQGTNVPSLYWLRDDPILPEAVAIASEPLFTGNWIGFPEQSMISVGEDLEVQIHQL
- a CDS encoding dual specificity protein phosphatase family protein, with protein sequence MKYSFIFFLSGIYLIMLGLRLGNAKWLILWAGISFIAVGAAYGWLGAKVFGKRSDGTMAWLNICLLMPYLLLTWISWHLQRLIGKEECCNEIVPGIWLGRRVFLNELPDNISLIVDLTAEFPEPKNVISGRAYICVPTLDTSVADYQIFQKLIDKICAWQGNIYIHCALGHGRSATVVAATLVAKGLVNNANQAEALLKNQRPGIEFSKAQRDLLKRITI